From Candidatus Gastranaerophilales bacterium, one genomic window encodes:
- the panB gene encoding 3-methyl-2-oxobutanoate hydroxymethyltransferase encodes MSVAEKIKPITVKTLLKKKKNGQKITMLTSYDYSTAKYVDEAGVDTILVGDSVGMTTLGYETTLNVTMDDMKIFTGAVSRGAKTALVIADMPFMSYHVSKEEAVKNAGELIRAGAQAVKLEGASDYILDIVKHMTDCGIAVVGHIGFTPQYINSLGGYIVQGKSYENSVRLAEEAIKLQKAGVFAVVLEMVPEETATYITKELQIPTIGIGAGRFTDGQVLVIDDLIGKYSDFTPKFVKKYADIKSIIIDSAKSYVKDINENKFPNQEHVFNLKPEEKSKVDNYFNK; translated from the coding sequence ATGTCAGTTGCAGAAAAAATTAAACCGATTACTGTTAAAACTTTATTGAAAAAGAAAAAAAACGGTCAAAAAATTACAATGTTGACCTCTTATGATTACTCAACTGCGAAATATGTTGATGAAGCAGGCGTTGACACTATATTAGTCGGAGATTCTGTTGGAATGACTACTCTCGGTTACGAAACAACCCTAAATGTCACAATGGATGATATGAAAATCTTTACAGGTGCTGTTTCGAGAGGTGCTAAAACAGCTTTGGTTATTGCTGATATGCCTTTTATGAGCTATCACGTTTCTAAAGAAGAAGCTGTAAAAAATGCAGGTGAATTGATTAGGGCAGGTGCACAAGCTGTAAAGCTTGAAGGTGCTTCTGATTATATACTTGATATTGTTAAACATATGACTGATTGTGGAATAGCAGTTGTAGGGCATATCGGTTTTACACCGCAATATATCAACTCTCTCGGAGGATATATCGTTCAAGGTAAATCTTATGAAAATTCAGTCAGACTCGCAGAAGAAGCTATTAAACTTCAAAAGGCAGGTGTTTTTGCTGTTGTTTTAGAAATGGTTCCCGAAGAAACCGCTACTTATATTACAAAAGAATTACAAATTCCGACAATAGGTATAGGTGCAGGTCGATTTACTGACGGACAAGTACTCGTTATAGATGATTTAATCGGTAAATATTCTGACTTTACACCAAAGTTTGTAAAAAAATATGCCGATATAAAAAGTATCATAATCGATTCAGCAAAATCATATGTAAAAGACATAAACGAAAACAAATTCCCTAATCAAGAACACGTTTTCAACTTAAAACCCGAGGAGAAATCAAAAGTTGATAACTATTTTAACAAATAA
- a CDS encoding YvcK family protein codes for MKLLKNIIKMPKDVGWLLPGLEIKRWFLIIIIGTVLSAIGLCIILNMRPIYFLINLVLKIAQTIPSEIIGAVFILIGALIFLKGWQKTNYSILDVNNERNRHALLEDLYRRRKLNRGPKVVAIGGGTGLSTMLKGIKKITNNITAIVTVGDDGGSSGRLRQQMGILPPGDIRNCIAALADDDDLTTKLFQYRFKTGEGLEGHSFGNLFLTAMCAIIGDMFRAIIESSKVLSIRGRVLPSTLDDMKLVALMEDGTIIKGESTIPESGKKIKKMYTDPQFCKPLEDVIVAIQDADLIILGPGSLYTSIIPNLLIREISEAVEKAKAKKIYVCNIMTQPGETDDFTVSDHIKTILAHANNRKIIDTVLVNDYLPDEIVEEYKKYNSHPVKVDRVTIKKMGIGIVRKRLIAENKKNVVRHSPSRLARAIYYWYRKQEKVEE; via the coding sequence TTGAAATTATTAAAAAATATTATAAAAATGCCAAAAGATGTAGGTTGGCTGCTTCCGGGACTGGAAATTAAACGTTGGTTCTTGATTATTATTATCGGTACTGTTCTTTCTGCCATCGGGCTTTGTATCATTTTAAACATGCGACCTATTTATTTTCTAATTAATTTGGTATTAAAAATTGCTCAAACTATTCCTTCAGAAATAATCGGGGCAGTTTTTATATTGATTGGTGCATTGATTTTTCTTAAAGGCTGGCAAAAAACAAATTATTCTATTTTAGATGTTAATAACGAAAGAAATAGACATGCTCTTTTGGAAGATTTGTATAGAAGAAGAAAATTAAACAGAGGTCCTAAAGTAGTTGCTATTGGTGGCGGTACAGGGCTTTCTACAATGCTTAAAGGCATTAAAAAAATTACAAATAATATCACCGCAATTGTCACGGTGGGTGATGACGGCGGAAGTTCAGGCAGATTGCGTCAACAAATGGGGATTTTGCCCCCCGGCGACATAAGAAACTGTATCGCAGCTCTTGCAGATGATGATGATTTGACTACCAAGTTATTTCAATATCGTTTTAAAACAGGCGAGGGGCTTGAAGGTCACAGCTTCGGTAATCTTTTCCTTACTGCTATGTGTGCGATTATAGGAGATATGTTTAGAGCTATTATCGAATCATCAAAGGTTCTATCAATCAGAGGGCGGGTTCTTCCTTCAACTTTAGATGATATGAAACTTGTTGCCTTGATGGAAGATGGCACGATTATCAAAGGTGAATCTACTATTCCTGAATCAGGCAAAAAAATAAAAAAAATGTACACGGACCCTCAATTCTGTAAGCCGCTGGAAGATGTTATTGTGGCAATTCAAGATGCTGATTTGATAATTTTAGGACCCGGAAGCTTATATACAAGTATTATTCCTAATCTTTTAATTAGGGAAATATCTGAGGCGGTAGAGAAAGCTAAGGCTAAAAAAATATATGTTTGTAATATTATGACTCAACCCGGTGAAACCGATGACTTTACAGTAAGCGACCATATAAAAACTATTTTGGCTCATGCAAACAACAGAAAAATCATTGACACCGTTTTGGTCAATGATTATTTACCCGATGAAATAGTGGAAGAGTACAAAAAGTATAATTCTCACCCTGTCAAAGTTGATAGAGTAACAATAAAAAAAATGGGTATCGGAATTGTTCGCAAAAGATTAATTGCTGAGAACAAAAAAAATGTCGTAAGACACAGCCCAAGCCGTTTAGCAAGAGCGATTTATTATTGGTACAGAAAACAAGAAAAAGTGGAAGAATAA
- a CDS encoding LamB/YcsF family protein translates to MGNNKNIDFNCDVAQGFGVYQDGSEFELLDYVSSVNVSCGFHAGDPVTIKNTLLKCKDKHLALGAHIGFCDIQGFGYRPMDLNSDEIEALVIYQLGALASFAKSYSLEIEHVRPHGAMYKMAAENFEFSLAIANAIKKFDKWLTYYGFANENLDKVAAETDIIVAREVFADKYYNQDGEINWEQKDFTTPEITMNRIRTLNHSGQMKVTGGAFVPMNCDTIHFGYKNPTIIETIKKANEIITPTPCNYNKVVSSGWL, encoded by the coding sequence ATGGGAAATAATAAAAATATAGATTTTAATTGCGACGTAGCTCAAGGATTTGGCGTGTATCAAGATGGTTCAGAGTTTGAACTTTTGGACTATGTGAGCAGCGTAAACGTTTCTTGCGGTTTTCACGCAGGCGATCCTGTAACTATTAAAAATACTCTTTTGAAGTGTAAAGATAAACATTTGGCTTTAGGGGCACATATCGGTTTTTGTGATATCCAAGGCTTCGGTTATAGACCTATGGACTTGAACTCTGATGAAATTGAGGCACTTGTTATTTATCAATTAGGGGCTTTGGCGTCTTTTGCAAAGTCTTACAGTCTTGAAATTGAACACGTTAGACCTCATGGTGCTATGTATAAAATGGCGGCTGAAAACTTTGAGTTTTCTTTGGCAATAGCTAATGCGATAAAAAAATTCGACAAATGGTTGACATACTACGGGTTTGCAAATGAAAATCTTGATAAAGTTGCTGCTGAAACTGATATAATCGTTGCAAGAGAAGTGTTTGCGGATAAATATTATAACCAAGACGGAGAAATAAACTGGGAACAAAAAGATTTTACTACGCCTGAAATTACTATGAACAGGATAAGAACTCTTAATCATTCCGGACAAATGAAAGTCACAGGAGGTGCCTTTGTTCCTATGAATTGTGATACAATTCACTTCGGATACAAAAATCCTACCATTATTGAAACGATTAAAAAGGCTAATGAAATCATTACGCCGACCCCTTGTAATTACAACAAAGTAGTTTCTTCAGGTTGGCTATAG
- the rpe gene encoding ribulose-phosphate 3-epimerase: MSVIIAPSILSGDFANLENDIKMLEKSGADWVHVDVMDGHFVPNLTIGAPVVKALRKVTDMVLDVHLMIDNPEKYIDDFVGAGSDYITIHYEAVGENTLDLLKKIKEKGVKAGLSIKPKTPVSEIKDFLNVADLVLVMTVEPGFGGQSFMFDCAKKIKQIRDNSNNKLIIEVDGGINAETGKICRDFGANALVAGSYIYKASDKTAAINSLR, translated from the coding sequence ATGTCAGTAATAATAGCTCCTTCAATCTTATCAGGCGATTTTGCAAATTTGGAAAATGATATCAAAATGCTCGAAAAATCCGGTGCTGATTGGGTTCATGTAGATGTCATGGATGGACATTTTGTTCCTAACTTGACAATTGGTGCCCCCGTTGTCAAAGCGTTGAGAAAAGTAACCGATATGGTGCTTGATGTTCATTTGATGATTGATAATCCTGAAAAATACATAGATGATTTTGTCGGTGCAGGCTCTGATTACATTACTATTCACTACGAGGCCGTTGGTGAAAATACCCTTGATTTGTTGAAGAAAATCAAAGAAAAAGGTGTAAAAGCAGGACTTTCTATTAAGCCTAAAACACCGGTTAGTGAAATAAAAGACTTTTTAAATGTAGCCGATTTGGTTTTGGTTATGACTGTTGAACCTGGGTTTGGCGGTCAATCGTTTATGTTTGATTGTGCAAAAAAAATTAAGCAGATTAGAGATAATTCTAATAACAAATTGATAATAGAAGTTGATGGCGGTATTAATGCCGAAACTGGGAAAATTTGTCGTGATTTCGGTGCAAATGCACTCGTAGCAGGTAGTTATATATATAAAGCGAGTGATAAAACTGCGGCAATAAATTCATTGAGGTAA
- the rnc gene encoding ribonuclease III — translation MLTVSRENELKQFLFNINFKTTNYELVDVALTHSSFHFENNIENGQDYERLEFLGDAVLKLIVSKILFEKYPDYKEGQMTKIRGIIISDDYLSKLANKINLNKYLNLGIHEEKSGGRTRSSILACAFEALLGALYQDGQLDNIYAFLYSLYEPHIQEIDDNMCIYNAKALLQEYTQGKNKDLPEYKIENEVGKDHNKTYEVAVYYQNKEIGRGKGKSKKEAEKQAALDASENLGLIKEGKCQ, via the coding sequence ATGCTAACGGTTTCTAGAGAAAATGAGTTAAAACAATTTCTTTTTAATATAAATTTTAAAACTACTAATTATGAACTTGTTGATGTTGCATTGACTCATAGCTCGTTTCATTTCGAAAATAATATCGAAAACGGGCAAGACTATGAAAGACTTGAGTTTTTGGGTGATGCTGTTCTTAAACTAATTGTTAGTAAAATTCTTTTTGAAAAATATCCTGATTATAAAGAAGGGCAAATGACTAAAATCAGAGGGATAATTATCAGTGATGACTATCTCTCAAAGCTTGCGAATAAGATTAATTTGAATAAATACTTAAATTTAGGTATTCATGAAGAAAAATCAGGAGGAAGAACTCGCTCTTCTATCTTGGCATGTGCTTTTGAGGCACTTTTGGGAGCTTTGTATCAAGATGGACAATTAGATAATATTTATGCGTTTTTATACTCTTTGTACGAACCTCATATTCAAGAAATTGACGATAATATGTGCATTTATAATGCAAAAGCACTTTTACAAGAATATACCCAAGGCAAAAACAAGGATTTACCGGAATATAAAATTGAAAATGAAGTAGGTAAAGACCATAATAAAACCTATGAGGTTGCAGTTTATTATCAAAATAAAGAAATTGGTAGAGGTAAAGGAAAATCCAAAAAAGAGGCAGAAAAACAAGCTGCATTAGATGCAAGTGAAAATCTCGGACTTATCAAGGAGGGAAAATGTCAGTAA
- a CDS encoding phosphatidate cytidylyltransferase: MNILKSFQGAKLRVLTGTIVGGLMLFCVVRGGIALLLLTLVFVCLGSKEYVDILKKKGFLPFFKVIVTTGVLLTFLTSIGYYKLVPLVLAGGVIASFLAVLFRGRQPYIANVATTMLGFAFAWLPSYIILIRQFNSDGHDFFTWNFNSGMYYLIFMFFVILMTDIGAYFFGTRFGKTKLAEVISPKKTVEGSVAGSICAIIVALIMGHFIGLTWIQSFVAGLLITIFAQLGDLSESLIKRDAGVKDSGDSIPGHGGFLDRADSYIFSAPVAYYYFNYFVVNQYSLMDIFDLIKKVLNANGF; this comes from the coding sequence GTGAATATTCTAAAGTCATTCCAAGGTGCAAAATTAAGGGTGTTAACAGGTACAATTGTCGGCGGTTTGATGCTTTTTTGCGTTGTAAGAGGCGGAATTGCTCTCTTGCTTTTGACTTTGGTTTTTGTCTGTCTTGGCTCTAAAGAGTATGTTGATATTTTGAAAAAAAAGGGCTTCTTGCCCTTTTTTAAAGTCATTGTTACAACGGGCGTTTTGCTTACTTTTTTAACGAGTATAGGCTACTACAAGCTTGTACCGTTGGTTTTAGCAGGTGGCGTTATTGCTTCATTTCTTGCAGTTTTGTTTAGAGGCAGACAGCCTTATATCGCAAATGTCGCAACTACTATGTTGGGATTCGCTTTTGCGTGGCTTCCCAGCTATATTATTCTCATAAGACAATTCAATTCTGACGGTCATGATTTCTTTACTTGGAATTTTAATTCAGGCATGTATTATCTTATATTCATGTTTTTTGTGATTTTGATGACTGATATCGGAGCGTATTTTTTCGGGACAAGATTTGGTAAAACAAAATTAGCAGAGGTTATCAGCCCAAAAAAAACAGTCGAAGGCTCTGTAGCTGGTTCGATTTGTGCAATAATTGTTGCTCTTATAATGGGGCATTTCATTGGGTTAACTTGGATTCAGTCTTTCGTTGCAGGTTTGTTAATAACAATATTTGCTCAGCTGGGTGATTTATCAGAGTCTTTGATAAAGCGTGACGCAGGTGTTAAAGATTCAGGTGATTCTATCCCCGGGCATGGCGGGTTCTTAGATAGAGCAGATAGCTATATTTTTAGTGCTCCTGTTGCTTATTACTATTTTAATTATTTTGTTGTAAACCAATATTCTCTAATGGATATTTTTGACTTAATAAAGAAGGTATTGAATGCTAACGGTTTCTAG
- the frr gene encoding ribosome recycling factor yields the protein MSVEELFLFGQEKMEKSINQLKKELAGIRTGRANPMILDKVVVDYYGVPTQLRQMSQVSVQEGTTLVISPFDKSIMKDIEKALIKAELGITPNSDGSVLRLVFPPLTADRRKELSKDVKKIGEESKVAVRNVRRDMTDDLKKAEKEENLPEDAVKDNQEKIQKLTDKFIKNIEDLVLEKEKEVLTV from the coding sequence ATGTCAGTAGAAGAATTATTTTTATTTGGTCAGGAAAAAATGGAAAAATCCATTAACCAATTAAAAAAAGAGTTAGCAGGTATTAGAACCGGTAGAGCAAACCCTATGATTTTGGACAAAGTTGTCGTTGATTACTATGGTGTTCCGACTCAACTAAGACAAATGTCGCAAGTGTCTGTTCAAGAGGGTACAACTTTGGTTATATCTCCTTTTGATAAGTCAATTATGAAAGATATTGAAAAGGCTCTTATTAAAGCTGAATTGGGCATCACTCCAAATAGTGACGGCTCTGTTTTAAGACTCGTATTCCCTCCTTTGACGGCAGATAGAAGAAAAGAACTTTCAAAAGATGTTAAAAAAATCGGTGAAGAGTCTAAAGTCGCTGTTCGTAATGTTAGACGTGATATGACGGATGATCTTAAAAAAGCTGAAAAAGAAGAAAATCTTCCCGAAGATGCTGTTAAAGATAACCAAGAAAAAATCCAAAAATTAACTGATAAATTCATTAAAAATATTGAAGATTTAGTGTTAGAAAAAGAAAAAGAGGTCTTGACAGTATAG
- the pyrH gene encoding UMP kinase has translation MDEKLKYKRILLKISGEALLGEQEFGIDQKPVEMIAKEIKTAHDTGAQIAVVVGGGNIFRGMKNSAKLGMDQASGDYVGMLATVMNAIALQSALRKLEVSCRVQSAIDITKIAEPYIRFKAIRHLEKGRVVIFAAGTGNPFFTTDTAAALRASEIDAEIMLMAKNGVDGVYSDDPRINPKAKKYDYISYDDIIIKGLKVMDTASCALCKQNAIPINVFDFAAKGSIMQILHGEKIGTFVGG, from the coding sequence ATGGACGAGAAATTAAAATACAAAAGGATTTTGTTAAAAATCAGCGGAGAAGCTCTTTTGGGTGAGCAAGAATTTGGTATAGACCAAAAGCCTGTTGAAATGATTGCAAAAGAGATTAAGACAGCTCACGATACCGGTGCTCAAATCGCTGTTGTAGTGGGTGGCGGAAATATATTCAGAGGAATGAAAAACAGTGCAAAACTAGGCATGGACCAAGCTTCAGGGGATTATGTCGGTATGCTTGCTACTGTTATGAACGCTATTGCTTTACAAAGTGCTTTGCGAAAACTTGAGGTGTCTTGTAGGGTTCAATCTGCAATTGATATTACTAAAATCGCTGAGCCTTACATTAGGTTTAAAGCTATACGACATCTTGAAAAAGGTAGAGTCGTTATTTTTGCAGCAGGAACCGGAAACCCATTCTTTACAACGGATACGGCAGCTGCTTTAAGAGCATCAGAAATTGATGCGGAAATTATGTTAATGGCGAAAAACGGTGTTGATGGCGTCTATTCTGATGACCCGAGAATCAATCCAAAAGCTAAAAAATATGATTATATAAGTTATGATGATATAATAATCAAAGGTCTGAAAGTTATGGATACGGCATCTTGTGCTTTGTGTAAACAAAATGCTATTCCAATTAATGTCTTTGATTTTGCTGCTAAGGGCAGTATTATGCAAATACTTCATGGTGAAAAAATAGGAACATTTGTAGGAGGATAA
- a CDS encoding flavodoxin family protein, producing MDKVILLSGSPRQGSNCEIALNECKKVIESEGLEAKILTLKGKNIRSCVACGMCSELKRCVYNDDGINDIIAELREAKGLIIAAPVYFGTARGDMMSALQRIGYVSRHTDNFLSWKVGGPIVIGRRGGHTATYQEMLMFYFINEMVVPGANYWNILFAGPQGSVVKDEEGINTIKIFSSNVSKLIKKL from the coding sequence ATGGATAAGGTTATATTGTTGTCAGGTAGCCCAAGACAAGGTTCAAACTGCGAAATTGCACTTAATGAGTGTAAAAAAGTTATAGAGAGCGAAGGGCTAGAGGCAAAAATTTTAACATTAAAAGGAAAGAATATTCGTTCTTGCGTTGCTTGCGGAATGTGTAGTGAGCTAAAAAGATGTGTTTATAATGATGACGGAATTAATGATATAATTGCAGAGCTTCGAGAGGCTAAAGGGCTTATTATTGCTGCTCCCGTCTATTTTGGAACAGCAAGGGGGGATATGATGTCAGCTCTACAAAGAATAGGTTATGTATCTAGGCATACGGACAATTTTCTCTCTTGGAAAGTCGGTGGACCTATTGTTATAGGAAGACGTGGCGGACACACTGCTACTTACCAAGAAATGCTCATGTTCTATTTTATTAATGAGATGGTGGTTCCGGGGGCTAATTATTGGAATATTTTGTTTGCCGGACCTCAAGGCTCTGTCGTAAAAGATGAAGAGGGAATTAATACCATTAAAATATTTAGTTCTAATGTATCAAAACTTATAAAAAAACTTTAG